One stretch of Nicotiana tabacum cultivar K326 chromosome 18, ASM71507v2, whole genome shotgun sequence DNA includes these proteins:
- the LOC107821705 gene encoding aspartic proteinase nepenthesin-1-like, whose amino-acid sequence MASYVVVLVYFVTFTLLTIFFPRTLAVTIRSGLMHRTRGFVANISIGEPAMYQLVLIDTSSNKFWIQCYPCVKCSNQKEIPHFYPANSSTYVVEPYNSHMCGVYGGKRGDKGECLYKSKFPDQSVSTGTLGRDTLQFTTSDNGTMMVPRIAFGCGTHNAGGGFGDEYCGILGLGPGETSLVRQIGSSQFSFCIGSLIINDPYSHLIIGDGATIEGNPTPFEIYQDSYYVKLDGISIGEKQLAIDRKLITNFVTFDLRTPTTYLHKGAYEVLSAEVTRLTEGKLELVDMVSDRLCFFGTYLKGCKRFSGC is encoded by the coding sequence ATGGCAAGTTACGTTGTTGTTCTTGTCTACTTTGTTACTTTTACACTTCTTACCATTTTCTTTCCTCGAACTCTCGCTGTAACAATCCGGAGTGGCCTTATGCATAGGACTCGTGGTTTTGTCGCGAACATCTCGATTGGTGAGCCCGCCATGTACCAGCTTGTACTAATTGACACGAGTAGCAACAAATTCTGGATACAATGCTACCCCTGTGTCAAATGTAGCAACCAAAAAGAAATTCCGCACTTCTATCCCGCTAATTCATCAACATATGTTGTAGAGCCGTACAACTCTCATATGTGTGGTGTGTATGGAGGTAAACGAGGTGACAAAGGCGAGTGCTTATACAAATCAAAGTTCCCCGATCAGAGTGTGTCCACTGGAACCCTTGGCCGAGACACTCTTCAATTCACTACATCTGACAACGGGACAATGATGGTTCCGAGGATAGCTTTTGGGTGTGGAACGCATAATGCTGGAGGTGGATTTGGCGACGAGTATTGTGGTATACTTGGTTTAGGACCCGGTGAGACATCACTAGTGAGACAAATAGGGTCGTcccaattttctttttgcattggCAGCCTTATTATTAATGATCCATATAGTCACCTTATTATAGGTGATGGAGCAACGATAGAGGGGAATCCAACACCCTTTGAAATTTATCAAGATTCGTACTATGTTAAGTTGGATGGGATTAGCATTGGAGAAAAACAACTTGCAATAGACAGAAAATTGATTACAAATTTTGTTACATTTGACTTGAGAACTCCAACAACCTATTTGCATAAAGGAGCTTATGAAGTGTTGAGTGCAGAGGTGACGAGATTAACAGAAGGAAAATTGGAGCTTGTGGATATGGTAAGCGACCGCTTATGCTTTTTTGGGACATATCTCAAAGGATGTAAGAGATTTTCCGGATGTTAG